One window of Grus americana isolate bGruAme1 chromosome 18, bGruAme1.mat, whole genome shotgun sequence genomic DNA carries:
- the KCTD2 gene encoding BTB/POZ domain-containing protein KCTD2, translating to MAELAAAAEGPPRGRTPSPGPGGAPGPPSPRAAGAAAGSAGALSPPGAARPPAASKWVRLNVGGTYFVSTRQTLCREPKSFLCRLCCQDGPELGSDKDETGAYLIDRDPTYFGPILNYLRHGKLIINKELAEEGVLEEAEFYNIASLVRLVKERIRDNENRTSQGPVKHVYRVLQCQEEELTQMVSTMSDGWKFEQLISIGSSYNYGNEDQAEFLCVVSRELNNSTNGIVKEPSEKAKILQERGSRM from the exons ATGGCCGAGCTGGCGGCGGCAGCGGAGGGGCCGCCGCGGGGCCGCACGCCCAGTCCGGGCCCTGGGGGGGCGCCGGGGCCTCCCAGCCCCCGTGCggccggagcggcggcgggttCCGCCGGGGCGCTGTCCCCACCAggcgcggcccggccgcccgccgcctccAAGTGGGTGCGCCTGAACGTGGGCGGCACGTACTTCGTGAGCACCCGGCAGACGCTGTGCCGGGAGCCCAAGTCCTTCCTGTGCCGCCTCTGCTGCCAGGACGGGCCCGAGCTCGGCTCCGACAAG GATGAGACAGGGGCGTATCTCATCGATAGAGACCCCACGTATTTTGGTCCAATACTGAACTACCTCCGACACGGGAAGCTCATCATAAACAAGGAGCTCGCAGAAGAAG GGGTACTGGAAGAAGCCGAGTTTTACAATATTGCATCTCTTGTGCGGCTGGTGAAGGAGCGGATACGGGACAACGAGAACAGAACCTCTCAA GGACCTGTGAAGCATGTGTACAGAGTCCTGCAGTGCCAAGAGGAAGAGCTCACACAGATGGTGTCCACTATGTCTGATGGGTGGAAATTCGAACAG TTAATCAGCATTGGATCTTCCTATAACTACGGAAACGAAGACCAGGCAGAATTCCTCTGTGTTGTGTCCAGGGAGCTCAACAATTCTACCAATGGCATTGTCAAGGAGCCCAGCGAGAAGGCAAAG attCTTCAAGAGCGAGGATCCCGGATGTAA
- the ATP5PD gene encoding ATP synthase subunit d, mitochondrial, whose protein sequence is MAGRRAAIKAIDWAAFAERVPPNQRAMFNALKSRSDALSARLAALPEKPPTIDWAHYKAIVAKAGMVDEFQKKFSALKVPEPVDTQTAKIDAQEQEAAKTTAEYVQASKARIAQYEQHLQKLRSMIPFEQMTLEDLHEAFPETKLDKEKYPYWPHKPIADL, encoded by the exons ATGGCGGGCCGCAGAGCTGCCATCAAGGCCATTGACTGGGCGGCCTTCGCCGAGAGGGTGCCCCCGAACCAGCGGGCCATGTTCAACGCCCTGAAGAGCCGCAGCGACGCACTGTCAGCCCG GTTGGCCGCCCTGCCAGAGAAACCCCCGACCATCGACTGGGCTCACTACAAGGCTATTGTTGCTAAAGCTGGCATGGTGGATGAGTTTCAGAAGAAG TTCAGTGCACTAAAGGTTCCTGAGCCAGTGGATACACAAACTGCCAAAATTGATGCCCAAGAGCAGGAAGCT gcaaAGACCACTGCTGAATATGTGCAGGCTTCCAAAGCTCGTATTGCCCAGTACGAGCAACAC CTTCAGAAGCTCAGAAGCATGATCCCCTTTGAACAGATGACACTTGAAGACTTACATGAAGCCTTCCCTGAAACCAAACTGGACAAGGAGAAATATCCCTACTGGCCCCACAAACCGATTGCTGATCTGTAA
- the LOC129214830 gene encoding 5-hydroxytryptamine receptor 3A-like, with the protein MQRAFIAILTFSLGTAGAAPGYVCTYYDVVEHLNISSHSKLHAHILPKTNLKEPLEVKMDFMLVAILSVVEKLQTVTFYFVLNLEWKNTLATWDPQDFCNISKIILPTDTYWSPPIFILERVNGQKSHLDYMAIMHNGSFNSTQPFQVTLTCSLMILKFPFDTQTCNLSIGSFLYPAVTDLVMKTRRTPAEMMKDSHSYFLTDGEWKFTNLSIIEYIEELDNGEFSLVTFMISMERRPTLYILNLILPTCALYLLDMAVLFGPSSLEEKINFQIAIILGSSMLAVILNNMLPTSSNKPPVIVVFFLGTFLLMIMAVLDTFFLLHQQHKSLHFDKVLRSFQQDMHAELAPRAMNNQTVKHLAKGGTQLLNLPKKAQEKGQPAKPRWQLQEQDLFLPVLEKVLLYSHFFLSLAFFAIVSIKWSS; encoded by the exons ATGCAGCGAGCTTTTATAGCTATCCTCACCTTTTCTCTTGGGACAG caGGGGCTGCTCCAGGGTATGTCTGCACCTACTACGATGTTGTTGAGCACCTGAACATTTCCTCTCACAGCAAGCTGCACGCACACATACTGCCCAAGACAAATTTGAAGGAGCCTCTGGAAGTGAAGATGGATTTTATGCTGGTGGCTATTCTCTCTGTG GTCGAAAAGCTCCAGACGGTCACTTTTTACTTCGTGTTGAACCTG GAGTGGAAAAACACCCTTGCAACCTGGGACCCGCAGGATTTCTGTAACATTTCCAAAATCATTCTGCCCACGGATACGTATTGGTCTCCCCCCATCTTCATTTTAGAGAG AGTGAACGGACAGAAGTCGCACTTGGATTATATGGCCATCATGCACAATGGCAGCTTCAACTCCACCCAGCCCTTCCAGGTTACCTTAACATGCAGCTTGATGATCCTCAAGTTTCCCTTTGACACCCAGACGTGCAACTTGAGCATAGGTTCATTTCTTTACCCAG CAGTAACAGACCTTGTCATGAAGACGAGACGGACACCAGCTGAGATGATGAAAGACAGCCACAGTTACTTCCTAACTGATGGAGAATGGAAGTTCACCAACCTGAGCATCATTGAATACATAGAAGAGCTGGATAACGGAGAATTTTCTCTGGTCACCTTCATG ATTTCCATGGAGAGACGACCCACTCTGTATATTTTGAACCTGATCCTCCCAACATGCGCCCTGTATCTGCTGGATATGGCGGTGTTGTTTGGACCCAGCTCTCTCGAGGAGAAAATCAATTTCCAGATTGCCATCATCCTTGGCAGCTCCATGTTAGCTGTGATTCTCAACAACATGCTTCCAACTTCCTCCAACAAACCACCCGTAATAG TGGTATTCTTCTTAGGCACCTTCCTGCTTATGATCATGGCCGTGTTAGACACCTTCTTCCTCTTGCACCAGCAGCACAAATCCCTACACTTCGACAAGGTTCTCAGAAGCTTCCAGCAAG ACATGCACGCCGAGCTGGCACCGAGAGCCATGAACAACCAGACCGTGAAACACCTCGCCAAAGGAGGCACCCAACTGCTGAACCTTCCCAAGAAGGCTCAGGAGAAAGGGCAGCCAGCCAAGCCCCGTTGGCAACTGCAGGAGCAGGACCTGTTTCTGCCAGTTCTGGAGAAGGTGCTTCTCTACAGTCACTTCTTCCTGTCCCTGGCTTTTTTCGCTATTGTTTCTATAAAATGGAGCAgctag